A region from the Fundidesulfovibrio putealis DSM 16056 genome encodes:
- a CDS encoding DUF5661 family protein, which produces MSAKQVFTTEQARKIGDQLGVDWSRFDTEQFRMGLNVELEHGLIEPSTDVTGNDPILTGKIALAHLNEFADYYTRLKKMEQEAKHGKSQS; this is translated from the coding sequence ATGTCAGCTAAACAAGTTTTCACAACTGAGCAGGCCCGTAAAATCGGTGATCAGCTGGGTGTTGATTGGAGTCGCTTCGACACGGAACAATTCCGCATGGGTTTGAATGTTGAACTGGAGCATGGCCTGATTGAACCGTCAACGGACGTGACAGGCAACGACCCCATACTCACCGGCAAAATAGCACTCGCCCATCTCAACGAGTTTGCCGATTACTACACCCGTTTAAAAAAAATGGAACAGGAAGCCAAACATGGGAAAAGCCAGAGCTGA